The sequence atcgctcgtaacttcaagcggaAGCGTGCATTAATTCCTTTTAACTCTGACACGCTCATGGTCttctgaccaaatttctatgaggaTCTGCACCTCCTCACTACTCAAAGTTTGTCCATGAGCTGCCttgctaaagtgcaaactgtcaacaaacacttcctcttcccataatgcattgctgCTTTCTCACCTGCCCAGTCGAACCGCACCAAAGTGGGAAAcgaactctggtacgattcaaccgaactaaatgaggcaggtgtgaacgCACCCTTAGTGAAGCTGACGAACTAGTTCACCAAACTGGACTAAAGCATCTGAAACAGTTACTCAATCAAAACTCACTCGCAGACGCTTGACTGTTACTGCCACCTGAGCCAAAATGTTGTAAGTAATGACaggtttcttgcacagactgattgtttcacttcataagacctcaatatatcactGGTATTGTCTGTACGTACATGCTTTTTTAAATTCTTCAAAATGTGCATTTGCTAACATGCACCAAAGAGCACGCTTTCAGCTTAAAATTATCTTAAATGCTCTACTGAAGAAAATATCACCTACATCTAACTGACCTGAGGGTGGGTAAATTAACAGctttcaatttttgggtgaactgtcctttcaAAAGAACCATgtttttcttagtgtaaagaacattttaataatctaaataacttgTTTTTGGTCTAATGGATGATCTTCACGGTACaattgatgccaataaagaacctttgtcTTTTAAAAGTGTAGACATAGATAAAACCAATCCCATCTTTTTGACGTGACAGTATCGTCAGGAACTGAATTGCTCACCGATTAAAGAACATAAATATATGTACAAAGATTGCGTGGAAGGATTTGCGAGCATGGACGAGTCTTTAAATATTCGTTTCGATTACTATGGAAGTCTTTAAGCGCAGCCGCACTCCTCGACGATCATGTTGGGCACGTCCCGTTTCACGATGTTGTATTCGTCGTCGAAGTACAGCATGGACATGGGGCTCAGTTTGGTCGGGATGCAGCAGGAGTTCATGGATCCCGGACTCATTCCTCGCATTCGGTATTGGTTCACGACGGCCGTGTGGAAAGACGAAGCCGATCCGGGAACCCCGGCCATGTACGCCGGACAGTTCCCTTCGCAATAATTCCCAAAGTATCCTGACGGGGCGATGATCCAATCGTTCCAGCCGATGAGGCGGAAGTCGATGTAAAACTGTTGACGGCAACACAAGCTGCCGCTTCCATCGCATTCAAGACCTCGTTTACGAATGCGGTGTTTGTTGTCGGCCGCTCGCGCTTGGACCACAAGGAAAGGACGGTGGGATTCGTCGGCAGTGTTTACCAAAACAGGAACAACGCCCAACTTTTCGCACACTTCGCATCGCACGTCCAGGTTCTGCCGGCGATCACCTTTGGCGAAAACCATTTGCACGGCGTGCG is a genomic window of Carassius auratus strain Wakin unplaced genomic scaffold, ASM336829v1 scaf_tig00032877, whole genome shotgun sequence containing:
- the LOC113081023 gene encoding inhibin beta B chain-like yields the protein MYFKLLPNVLEKGSRRKVTVKVYAQEPGFGSKWNLVEKRVDLKRSGWHTFPLTHAVQMVFAKGDRRQNLDVRCEVCEKLGVVPVLVNTADESHRPFLVVQARAADNKHRIRKRGLECDGSGSLCCRQQFYIDFRLIGWNDWIIAPSGYFGNYCEGNCPAYMAGVPGSASSFHTAVVNQYRMRGMSPGSMNSCCIPTKLSPMSMLYFDDEYNIVKRDVPNMIVEECGCA